A window of the Polypterus senegalus isolate Bchr_013 chromosome 4, ASM1683550v1, whole genome shotgun sequence genome harbors these coding sequences:
- the LOC120528919 gene encoding zinc finger protein 664-like yields MEARLARVKWMDCEWGASEDCCMKREACDKRISIFKEEERQGETMEVKVEGLKEVSACLEEEEECNIGNICEPEISEEQPWFTNMGQLPGWQNPMEVKLESFDLSLKRKWVMEMCETQKSGSLLGVREQQTQKDPHWEKPYCCSKCGKGFLHLSHFQNHKRIHTGEKPYCYSECGKRFSNNSSLWTHTTIHTGETSCSCSDCGKRFLLKSHLQSHIRIHSGEKPHCCLECGKKFLLKKQLQCHIRIHTGEKPYCCPDCGKRFSNNSTLHRHKAIHLVERPHFCSECGKRFLHAYQLQRHIRAHTGEKPHCCSECGKRFSRNSTLQQHTHTFTLDPKRSHIAVLNLANSSLTGALFRSTHASILERSHITVLSMEKDFLKATIFRNTDRFT; encoded by the exons ATGGAGGCAAGGCTCGCCCGCGTTAAATGGATGGACTGTGAGTGGGGGGCATCAGAGGACTGCTGTATGAAACGGGAGGCCTGTGACAAAAGgatttccatttttaaagaagAGGAGCGCCAGGGGGAGACCATGGAGGTTAAAGTTGAGGGTTTGAAAGAGGTCTCAGCATgtctggaagaagaagaagaatgcaatATTGGCAATATCTGTGAGCCGGAGATTTCTGAAGAACAGCCCTGGTTTACTAATATGGGACAACTGCCCGGCTGGCAGAATCCTATGGAAGTGAAATTGGAGTCATTTGATTTGAGCTTGAAGAGAAAATGGGTGATGGAAATGTGCGAGACGCAGAAGAGCGGCAGCCTTCTAGGAGTGCGGGAACAA CAAACACAAAAAGATCCACACTGGGAAAAACCTTACTGCTGTTCCAAATGTGGCAAAGGATTCTTACATTTAAGTCATTTTCAGAACCACAAGAGAATCCATACTGGCGAAAAACCTTACTGCTATTCCgagtgtggcaaacgattctccaATAACAGCAGTCTTTGGACACACACCACAATTCACACGGGAGAAACATCTTGCAGCTGTTCTGACTGTGGGAAAAGATTCTTGCTAAAGAGCCATCTTCAAAGTCACATCAGAATCCACAGTGGAgagaaacctcattgctgtttaGAATGCGGGAAAAAgttcttattaaaaaaacaacttcaatGCCACATCCGAATccatactggagagaaaccttattgttgtcctgATTGTGGGAAACGATTTTCAAACAACAGTACTCTTCATAGACATAAAGCAATTCACTTAGTAGAGAGGCCTCATTTTTGTTCTGAGTGTGGGAAAAGATTTTTACATGCCTACCAGCTTCAGCGGCACATCAGAGCAcatactggagagaaaccccattgctgttcagaatgtggcaagcGATTCTCCCGTAACAGTACTCTTCAgcagcacacacacaccttcacgCTGGACCccaagagaagccatattgctgttctaaaTCTGGCAAACAGTTCTCTGACAGGAGCGCTCTTCAGAAGCACACACGCCtccatactggagagaagccatattactGTTCTGAGTATGGAAAAAGATTTTCTCAAAGCAACCATCTTCAGAAACACAGACAGATTCACATAG
- the LOC120528280 gene encoding zinc finger protein 501-like, giving the protein MEACVKEEDCEWGALEPLCVKLEDCEGCICLVKEESEWGANEVKDEDSKEFPVTLELPNHETGNAFKQDRYVGAHSSLQNVGQQATQQAKSEICGLEEKDSEGEEQQPSGSAGMNFQENGFFSSSSFSQPSLQSGPQHNPNTEKVMKCPRRSGNVTPTSVLFSSFPADKPSETGHQEGVTAEEALYTCQECGKTFKKKSDCERHKLIHRSQRPVSCSERGKLPSLQKHRRIDAGEKSYCCSECGKRFSNNTNLWEHIRIHTGEKPYSCLECGKGFSQSGSLQKHVRMHTGEKPYCCSECGNRFSQSSSLLEHLKIHTGEKPHCCPECGKSFSKTSHLQRHIRIHTGEKPYCCTECGRQFSQASQLQSHLAIHTGEKPHCCLECGKRFSHSSTLCKHMRIHTGEKHHCCSECGKRFLEMYNLQCHIRIHTGEKPFCCPECGKRFSTNSSLRNHKNTHTGEKPHMCSECGKGFSNSSNRNRHMYSSHWRAKK; this is encoded by the exons ATGGAGGCATGCgttaaagaagaggactgtgagtggggTGCACTCGAGCCACtgtgtgtgaagctggaggaCTGTGAGGGATGTATTTGCCTTGTTAAAGAGGAGTCTGAATGGGGGGCCAATGAGGTTAAAGATGAGGATTCTAAGGAGTTCCCAGTTACCCTTGAACTGCCTAACCATGAAACTGGCAATGCCTTCAAGCAAGACCGTTATGTAGGAGCTCACTCCAGTTTACAAAATGTGGGGCAACAGGCAACACAGCAAGCGAAATCTGAGATATGTGGACTGGAAGAGAAAGACAGTGAAGGAGAAGAGCAGCAGCCATCTGGGAGCGCTGGAATGA ATTTCCAGGAGAATGGCTTCTTCTCCTCATCCTCCTTTTCTCAGCCATCTCTTCAGAGCGGACCGCAGCACAACCCGAACACCGAGAAGGTGATGAAGTGCCCAAGAAGATCAGGGAATGTGACCCCAACCTCTGTCCTGTTTAGCTCTTTTCCTGCTGACAAACCATCAGAGACTGGTCATCAAGAAGGGGTAACTGCAGAAGAGGCTCTGTACACCTGCCAAGAGTGTGGGAAGACTTTTAAGAAGAAATCCGACTGTGAACGTCATAAGTTGATTCATAGGAGTCAGAGGCCGGTTTCCTGTTCTGAACGTGGCAAACTCCCGAGTCTTCAAAAGCACAGAAGAATCGACGCTGGTGAGAAAAGTTattgctgttctgagtgtggcaaacgattctccaATAATACCAATCTTTGGGAGCACATACggattcacacgggagagaaaccGTACTCCTGTTTGGAGTGTGGCAAAGGATTTTCCCAAAGCGGCAGCCTCCAGAAGCATGTGAGAATGCACACCGGAGAGAAACCTTActgttgttcagaatgtggcaacaGATTCTCCCAAAGCAGCAGTCTGCTGGAACACTTaaaaattcatactggagagaagccgcaTTGTTGTCCCGAATGTGGGAAAAGCTTCTCCAAAACAAGCCACCTTCAACGCCACATCCGGATTCATACCGGCGAGAAACCTTACTGTTGTACCGAGTGTGGCCGGCAGTTCTCACAAGCCAGCCAACTTCAGAGCCACCTTgcaattcacactggagagaaaccccaCTGCTGTCTGGAATGTGGCAAGCGATTCTCGCACAGCAGCACCCTTTGTAAACACATGAGAATTCATACGGGAGAGAAGCatcactgctgttctgaatgtgggaagcgGTTCTTAGAAATGTACAATCTTCAGTGCCACATcagaattcacaccggagagaaaccCTTTTGTTGCCCTGAGTGTGGGAAACGATTCTCAACCAACAGCAGCCTTCGTAACCATAAAAATACTCACACTGGGGAGAAACCACATATGTGCTCTGAGTGCGGCAAGGGTTTCTCAAACAGCAGCAATCGTAACAGACACATGTACAGCTCACACTGGAGAGCGAAAAAGTAA